One region of Streptomyces davaonensis JCM 4913 genomic DNA includes:
- a CDS encoding nucleotidyltransferase family protein, which produces MHAVILAGGKGVRLRPYTTALPKPLVPIGDQHAILEIVLRQLSASGFTHCTLAIGHLGEIIRAYVGDGSQWGMNVSYATEDSPLGTMGPLLALRDQLPETFLVMNGDILTDLDYADVLHRHRESGAPLTIATYARKVHIDFGVLTTDASRVVAFTEKPSMDYRVSMGVYGLSRATLDSYTPGLPLGFDELVLDLLADQRPPYAYEFDGYWLDIGRPDDYDRANAEFTSRKSLLLKGA; this is translated from the coding sequence ATGCACGCAGTGATCCTGGCGGGCGGCAAGGGCGTCCGGTTGCGGCCCTACACCACGGCCCTGCCCAAGCCGCTCGTCCCCATCGGCGATCAGCACGCCATCCTGGAGATCGTGCTGCGCCAGCTCTCGGCGTCCGGCTTCACCCACTGCACCCTCGCCATCGGCCATCTCGGGGAGATCATCCGCGCCTACGTCGGCGACGGCTCGCAGTGGGGCATGAACGTCTCCTACGCCACCGAGGACAGCCCCCTCGGCACGATGGGCCCGCTGCTGGCGTTGCGCGACCAACTGCCGGAGACCTTCCTGGTCATGAACGGCGACATCCTCACCGATCTCGACTACGCCGACGTACTGCACCGGCACCGGGAGTCGGGCGCGCCGCTGACCATCGCCACCTACGCGCGCAAGGTGCACATCGACTTCGGGGTGCTGACCACCGACGCCAGCCGGGTGGTGGCTTTCACCGAGAAGCCGAGCATGGACTACCGGGTCTCGATGGGCGTCTACGGCCTGTCCCGCGCCACCCTCGACTCCTACACCCCCGGCCTGCCGCTCGGCTTCGACGAGCTGGTCCTGGATCTGCTGGCGGACCAACGCCCGCCGTACGCCTACGAGTTCGACGGGTACTGGCTGGACATCGGGCGGCCCGACGACTACGACCGGGCGAACGCGGAGTTCACCAGCCGCAAGTCGCTTCTGCTCAAGGGAGCCTGA
- a CDS encoding NAD-dependent epimerase/dehydratase family protein: MRILVLGRTGYLGGHVVERLRALPGTRVLGGGRSADADHRIDLASADPEQLAKTLASAAPDAVVNCAGAVAGDAVTLAEVNTRGPAVLCAALRAVAPAARLVHLGSAAEYGPGAPGVPVTESAPTSPVGPYGATKLAGTACVMASGLDAVVLRVGNPVGPGAPAAGLPGRVAALLREAGPGPEAVLRLGDLSAYRDFVDVRDLARAVELAVRASGPLPPVLNIGGGAAVRVRELVHSLAELAGFRGRIEESAPSSARSAQVSWQCSDITAAHDALGWLPAHTLEESLHALWEGGRAP; encoded by the coding sequence ATGCGCATTCTCGTCCTGGGCCGCACCGGCTATCTGGGCGGCCATGTCGTCGAGCGACTGCGGGCCCTGCCGGGCACGCGGGTGCTCGGCGGCGGGCGCTCCGCCGACGCCGACCATCGCATCGACCTCGCCTCGGCCGACCCCGAACAGCTGGCGAAGACCCTGGCGTCGGCGGCACCCGACGCCGTGGTCAACTGCGCCGGAGCCGTCGCGGGTGACGCCGTCACGCTCGCCGAGGTCAACACCCGTGGCCCCGCCGTGCTGTGCGCGGCGCTGCGGGCGGTGGCACCGGCGGCGCGCCTGGTCCATCTGGGCTCGGCCGCCGAGTACGGGCCCGGCGCGCCCGGCGTTCCGGTCACCGAGTCGGCGCCGACCAGCCCGGTCGGCCCGTACGGCGCGACCAAGCTCGCGGGCACGGCCTGCGTGATGGCCTCCGGCCTCGACGCGGTGGTCCTGCGCGTGGGCAACCCGGTAGGGCCGGGCGCACCGGCCGCCGGGCTGCCGGGCCGGGTCGCCGCACTGCTCCGCGAGGCGGGACCCGGCCCCGAGGCGGTGCTGCGGCTCGGCGATCTGTCGGCCTACCGCGACTTCGTCGACGTACGGGATCTGGCGCGCGCGGTGGAGCTGGCTGTGCGGGCGAGCGGGCCGCTGCCGCCCGTGCTGAACATCGGCGGCGGGGCGGCGGTGCGGGTGCGCGAACTGGTGCACTCGCTCGCCGAGTTGGCGGGGTTCCGAGGCCGGATCGAGGAGTCCGCACCCAGCTCGGCGCGCTCGGCTCAGGTGTCGTGGCAGTGCTCGGACATCACCGCCGCGCACGACGCCCTCGGCTGGCTGCCCGCCCACACCCTGGAGGAGTCTCTGCACGCTCTGTGGGAGGGCGGCCGAGCACCGTGA
- a CDS encoding spherulation-specific family 4 protein, translating into MSLLIPLYVHPAEDPGAWHRLISGAARTYGVVLNPASGPGREPDPAFTAAASALRTAGARLLGYADTAYGRRDPAEVVADVRRHREWYAADGCFLDRVPAERAGLPGCRKMVRSVRRAGVDTVVLNPGVHPAPGYTRLADLTVTFEGHWSTYVSAFSRPAWTARHPAERFCHLVYGVPEALVPLAVRTAHDRGAAVSGPVTGEQPNPWAGLTPALSGVE; encoded by the coding sequence GTGAGTCTGCTCATTCCGCTGTACGTCCATCCGGCCGAGGACCCGGGCGCCTGGCACCGGCTGATCTCGGGCGCCGCCCGCACCTACGGGGTGGTCCTGAACCCGGCGAGCGGACCGGGCCGGGAGCCGGATCCGGCGTTCACGGCGGCGGCTTCGGCGCTGCGTACAGCCGGGGCCCGGCTGCTCGGATACGCGGACACGGCCTACGGGCGCCGTGATCCGGCGGAGGTCGTCGCGGACGTGCGCCGGCACCGGGAGTGGTACGCGGCCGACGGCTGCTTCCTCGACCGGGTGCCCGCCGAACGGGCCGGGCTCCCCGGGTGCCGGAAGATGGTCCGCTCCGTCCGGCGGGCCGGCGTGGACACCGTCGTACTCAATCCGGGCGTCCATCCGGCCCCCGGATACACCCGGCTCGCCGATCTGACGGTCACCTTCGAGGGCCACTGGTCGACCTACGTCTCGGCGTTCAGCCGCCCGGCGTGGACCGCCCGGCATCCGGCCGAGCGGTTCTGTCATCTGGTGTACGGGGTGCCGGAGGCGCTGGTGCCGCTCGCGGTGCGCACGGCGCACGATCGGGGTGCCGCGGTGTCGGGGCCGGTGACGGGCGAACAGCCCAATCCCTGGGCCGGGTTGACGCCCGCGCTGTCGGGGGTGGAGTGA
- a CDS encoding endo alpha-1,4 polygalactosaminidase, translating into MRKAAALTAALLTLAALAGCSTDDDSRGPRWRPRPGLAWQWQLDGRVDPSVDVPVYDIDGFENSAADVARLHRDGRKVICYVNVGAWEDFRPDQDAFPDSVLGRPNGWKGERWLDIRRLSVLRPIMERRFDMCRDKGFDAIEPDLLEGYGNDTGFPLTARDQLRYNRMIADLAHRRGLSVGLKNDLPQIPQLVHHFDFAVNEECAQFDECGELKPFITAGKAVFHVEYAEPTAAFCPDSRRLKLSSMRKKLELGVWRAPC; encoded by the coding sequence ATGAGGAAGGCCGCGGCCCTGACGGCGGCGCTTCTCACCCTGGCGGCGCTGGCCGGTTGCTCGACCGACGACGACAGCCGCGGGCCACGCTGGCGGCCGCGCCCCGGACTGGCCTGGCAGTGGCAGCTCGACGGCCGCGTGGACCCCTCCGTCGACGTACCGGTCTACGACATCGACGGCTTCGAGAACTCCGCCGCGGACGTGGCCCGGCTGCACCGCGACGGACGCAAGGTGATCTGTTACGTCAACGTCGGCGCCTGGGAGGACTTCCGCCCCGACCAGGACGCCTTCCCCGACTCGGTGCTGGGCCGCCCCAACGGCTGGAAGGGCGAGCGCTGGCTGGACATCCGGCGGCTGTCCGTGCTGCGGCCGATCATGGAGCGCCGGTTCGACATGTGCCGCGACAAGGGCTTCGACGCGATCGAGCCCGATCTGCTGGAGGGCTACGGCAACGACACCGGGTTCCCGCTCACCGCGCGCGACCAGCTCCGGTACAACCGCATGATCGCGGACCTGGCCCATCGGCGCGGCCTGTCGGTGGGGCTGAAGAACGACCTGCCCCAGATTCCGCAGCTGGTGCACCACTTCGACTTCGCGGTCAACGAGGAGTGCGCCCAGTTCGACGAGTGCGGGGAGCTGAAGCCGTTCATCACCGCGGGCAAGGCGGTCTTCCATGTGGAGTATGCCGAGCCGACCGCCGCCTTCTGCCCGGACTCCCGACGCCTGAAGCTGTCGTCGATGCGGAAGAAGTTGGAGCTGGGGGTATGGCGGGCGCCGTGCTGA
- a CDS encoding RNA-guided endonuclease InsQ/TnpB family protein → MTARAVSDGVGHARYTYRLRLSATASTALRQEWGRCRWVWNECVAKSKALHLHNQAHPEDRRTCGPAQLDKMLTEARARTAWLRAGSSVPQQQIIRDFGRSRAKALKDITDRLPQTRRAQMPRYKKRREALPSLNYTKNGFRLKDGRLYLAGGIVVRVVWSRPLPAEASSVRVHQDALGHWYASFVVPATVEPLPDTGAVIGIDWGVTQVATTTSGPHDLPHPAHGKKSKAKLGRYDRMMARRKPQKGCAASKGYREAKRLRAKAHKKVARQRQDTGRKWAKRIVADHDALAVEDFKPKFLARTTMANKAADAAIGATKQALIHMGRKHGRIVHLVHPAYTTMDCGQCGARAKHALPLGMRTYTCTACGTVKPRDKNSARVMLHRAGLLPAGVEGIRPPGTPSPAAA, encoded by the coding sequence ATGACGGCACGGGCGGTGAGCGATGGGGTGGGGCATGCCCGGTACACGTACCGGCTGCGCCTGTCGGCCACCGCCAGTACGGCGCTGAGGCAGGAGTGGGGGCGGTGTCGCTGGGTCTGGAACGAGTGCGTGGCCAAGTCCAAGGCCCTCCACCTGCACAACCAGGCCCATCCGGAAGACCGGCGGACGTGTGGTCCGGCTCAGCTGGACAAGATGCTCACCGAGGCGAGGGCGCGTACTGCGTGGCTGCGTGCGGGCTCGTCGGTGCCGCAGCAGCAGATCATCCGCGACTTCGGCCGCTCCCGGGCCAAGGCCCTCAAGGACATCACCGACCGGCTGCCGCAGACCCGCAGGGCCCAAATGCCCAGGTACAAGAAGCGGCGTGAGGCGTTGCCCAGCCTCAACTACACGAAGAACGGCTTCCGTCTGAAGGACGGGCGGCTGTACCTGGCGGGCGGCATCGTCGTGCGTGTGGTGTGGTCGCGTCCGTTGCCCGCCGAGGCGTCCAGCGTCCGCGTCCACCAGGATGCTCTGGGCCACTGGTACGCGAGCTTCGTCGTTCCGGCCACCGTGGAACCGCTCCCGGACACGGGGGCGGTGATCGGGATCGACTGGGGCGTCACCCAGGTCGCCACCACCACCTCCGGCCCGCACGATCTGCCTCACCCCGCCCACGGGAAGAAGTCCAAGGCGAAGCTGGGCCGTTATGACCGGATGATGGCCCGACGCAAACCGCAGAAGGGCTGCGCTGCTTCGAAGGGCTACCGAGAGGCGAAGAGGCTGCGGGCGAAGGCGCACAAGAAGGTCGCCCGTCAACGTCAGGACACGGGGAGGAAGTGGGCGAAGCGGATCGTCGCCGACCACGACGCGCTGGCCGTGGAGGACTTCAAGCCGAAGTTCCTGGCCAGGACCACGATGGCCAACAAGGCCGCGGACGCCGCCATCGGCGCCACCAAGCAGGCCCTGATCCACATGGGCCGCAAGCACGGCCGGATCGTGCACTTGGTGCATCCCGCGTACACCACGATGGACTGCGGACAGTGCGGAGCGAGAGCCAAGCACGCCCTGCCGCTGGGGATGCGCACCTACACCTGCACCGCGTGCGGAACCGTGAAACCACGGGACAAGAACTCCGCCCGCGTCATGCTCCACCGGGCTGGTCTCCTCCCGGCTGGTGTCGAGGGCATAAGACCACCTGGGACACCGTCCCCGGCGGCAGCCTGA
- a CDS encoding endo-1,4-beta-xylanase — MAPRTTIRKAPERPHPRPRTALILGLAGLLAATGVTALTGTAQAASTLGAAAAEKGRYFGTAVAANHLGESAYANTLNTEFNSVTPENEMKWDAVEPSRGSFSYGSADQIVNHAQSRGMKVRGHTLVWHSQLPSWVGSLATADLRSAMNNHITQVMTHWKGKIHSWDVVNEAFQDGSSGARRSSPFQDKLGNGFIEEAFRTARAADPAAKLCYNDYNTDGVNAKSNAVYNMVRDFKARGVPIDCVGFQSHFNSASPVPSDYQANLQRFADLGVDVQITELDIEGSGTAQANSYSNVVRACLAVSRCTGITVWGVTDKYSWRASGTPLLFDGNYAKKPAYTAVLTALGGSGGGGGGGGTASCSVTYSKAEEWNDGFNGRVTVTAGSSAITSWTTTVTVTSPQKISATWNGSPTWDSSGNVMTMRPNGNGSLAAGASTSFGFTVMKNGNNSAPVLGSCTAS; from the coding sequence ATGGCCCCCCGCACGACCATCCGCAAGGCCCCCGAACGTCCGCACCCCCGCCCGCGCACCGCACTCATCCTCGGCCTCGCCGGCCTGCTCGCCGCCACCGGTGTCACCGCTCTGACGGGCACCGCGCAGGCGGCGAGCACCCTCGGCGCGGCGGCCGCCGAGAAGGGCCGCTACTTCGGCACCGCCGTCGCCGCCAACCACCTCGGTGAGTCCGCGTACGCGAACACGCTCAACACCGAGTTCAACTCGGTCACCCCCGAGAACGAGATGAAGTGGGACGCCGTCGAGCCCAGCCGCGGCTCGTTCTCCTACGGCAGCGCCGACCAGATCGTCAACCACGCCCAGAGCCGGGGCATGAAGGTCCGCGGCCACACCCTGGTGTGGCACTCCCAACTGCCCAGCTGGGTCGGTTCGTTGGCCACCGCCGACCTCAGATCGGCGATGAACAACCACATCACCCAGGTGATGACCCACTGGAAGGGCAAGATCCACTCCTGGGACGTCGTCAACGAGGCCTTCCAGGACGGCTCCAGCGGAGCCCGCCGCAGCTCGCCCTTCCAGGACAAGCTCGGCAACGGCTTCATCGAGGAGGCGTTCCGCACCGCCCGCGCCGCCGACCCGGCCGCCAAGCTCTGCTACAACGACTACAACACCGACGGCGTCAACGCGAAGAGCAATGCCGTCTACAACATGGTCCGCGACTTCAAGGCGCGCGGCGTGCCGATCGACTGCGTCGGCTTCCAGTCCCACTTCAACAGCGCCTCACCCGTGCCCTCCGATTACCAGGCGAATCTCCAGCGTTTCGCCGATCTCGGCGTCGACGTCCAGATCACCGAACTCGACATCGAGGGCTCCGGCACCGCCCAGGCCAACAGCTACAGCAATGTCGTACGGGCCTGCCTTGCCGTGAGCCGCTGCACCGGCATCACTGTCTGGGGCGTCACCGACAAGTACTCCTGGCGTGCCTCCGGAACACCCCTGCTGTTCGATGGCAACTACGCCAAGAAGCCCGCCTATACGGCCGTACTGACCGCGCTCGGCGGATCCGGTGGAGGCGGCGGCGGTGGCGGGACCGCGTCCTGCTCCGTGACGTACAGCAAGGCGGAGGAATGGAATGACGGCTTCAACGGCAGGGTGACCGTCACCGCGGGCAGTTCGGCCATCACGAGTTGGACGACGACCGTCACGGTCACCTCACCCCAGAAGATCTCCGCGACCTGGAACGGCTCGCCCACCTGGGACAGTTCCGGCAACGTGATGACGATGCGTCCGAACGGCAACGGCAGCCTCGCCGCCGGGGCGTCGACCAGCTTCGGCTTCACCGTGATGAAGAACGGCAACAACTCGGCGCCGGTGCTGGGTTCCTGTACGGCGTCCTGA
- a CDS encoding SRPBCC family protein translates to MTDFIDEINRLHREVGTRQVEAGDARTVLLRRSYDADVADVWNAVTTPERIARWFLPVSGEFKVGGRYQFEGQAGGEILQCDEPNLLRVSWLFGPDPGFSEVVVRLTAEGAERTVLELEHVAVVPEEFWGQFGPGATGVGWDMVLLGLGMHLAGGGFAGPEKAQEWAMSDEGKAAHTRSGELWGAAYTASGADPRAVESTTKATIAFYTGAEPPA, encoded by the coding sequence ATGACTGACTTCATCGACGAGATCAATCGACTGCATCGCGAGGTCGGCACCCGGCAGGTCGAGGCCGGAGACGCCCGTACGGTGCTGCTGCGGCGCTCCTACGACGCCGACGTCGCCGACGTGTGGAACGCGGTGACCACCCCCGAGCGCATCGCCCGCTGGTTCCTGCCGGTCAGCGGCGAGTTCAAGGTCGGCGGACGCTACCAGTTCGAAGGGCAGGCCGGAGGCGAGATCCTCCAGTGCGACGAACCCAACCTGCTGCGCGTGAGCTGGCTGTTCGGCCCCGACCCGGGCTTCAGCGAGGTCGTCGTGCGCCTGACCGCGGAGGGCGCGGAGCGCACCGTCCTCGAACTGGAGCATGTCGCCGTCGTCCCCGAGGAGTTCTGGGGCCAGTTCGGGCCCGGCGCCACCGGGGTCGGCTGGGACATGGTGCTGCTCGGGCTCGGTATGCATCTCGCCGGTGGCGGTTTCGCCGGCCCGGAGAAGGCGCAGGAATGGGCGATGTCCGACGAGGGCAAGGCGGCCCACACCCGCTCGGGCGAACTGTGGGGCGCCGCGTACACGGCCTCCGGCGCGGATCCGCGGGCCGTGGAGTCCACCACGAAGGCGACGATCGCCTTCTACACCGGCGCCGAACCTCCCGCCTGA
- a CDS encoding ArsR/SmtB family transcription factor: protein MHAFDVLGDPVRRRILELLAVGEQASGEISAVIREEFGISQPAVSQHLKVLRENGFASVRAEGTRRLYAVDAAPLRQVDDWLERFRGFWEQRLDALGTELARGRRERRRQEEVNEDD from the coding sequence GTGCACGCCTTCGATGTTCTGGGGGATCCGGTCAGGCGCCGGATATTGGAGCTGCTCGCCGTGGGCGAGCAGGCATCGGGCGAGATCAGTGCCGTGATCCGGGAGGAGTTCGGGATCTCGCAGCCGGCCGTGTCCCAGCATCTGAAGGTGCTGCGGGAGAACGGCTTCGCGTCCGTGCGGGCGGAGGGCACCCGGCGGCTGTATGCCGTGGACGCCGCTCCGCTGCGCCAGGTGGACGACTGGCTGGAGCGGTTCCGGGGCTTCTGGGAGCAGCGGCTCGACGCGCTCGGGACGGAACTCGCGCGAGGCAGGCGCGAGCGCAGACGCCAAGAGGAAGTGAACGAGGATGACTGA
- a CDS encoding alpha/beta fold hydrolase, whose amino-acid sequence MPQLTVDGATLTYDDEGPRDSAEVPLVLVHGWTANRHRWDHQTAHFAERRRVVRLDLRGHGDSSGAGVRTIAELAADVLALLDHLEIERCVLVGHSMGGMIAQTITLAHPERVERLVLVNSISRMTYSRGRGLLMAASTLVPYKLFVATNIQRAFAPGYPRAEIREYIRASAATPREVVMTLYGAMRAFDVLDRLGEIRTPTLLVHGYHDIQLPVTQMLRMAKACPDAVVRIIDAGHELPVERPAELTAAIDSFVTAPAAA is encoded by the coding sequence ATGCCGCAGCTCACAGTCGACGGCGCCACGCTGACCTACGACGACGAGGGCCCCCGCGACAGCGCCGAGGTGCCCCTCGTTCTCGTCCACGGCTGGACGGCGAACCGGCACCGCTGGGACCACCAGACGGCCCACTTCGCCGAGCGGCGCCGAGTGGTCCGGCTCGACCTGCGCGGGCACGGCGACAGCAGCGGGGCGGGCGTGCGCACCATCGCGGAGCTGGCCGCCGACGTCCTCGCCCTCCTCGACCATCTGGAGATCGAGCGGTGCGTGCTGGTCGGCCACTCGATGGGCGGGATGATCGCCCAGACCATCACCCTCGCCCACCCCGAGCGGGTCGAGCGCCTGGTGCTGGTCAACTCCATCAGCCGGATGACGTACAGCCGAGGCCGCGGGCTGCTGATGGCCGCCTCGACCCTCGTGCCCTACAAGCTCTTCGTCGCCACCAACATCCAGCGCGCCTTCGCCCCCGGCTACCCCCGCGCGGAGATCCGCGAGTACATCCGTGCCTCGGCGGCCACCCCGCGCGAGGTGGTCATGACGCTGTACGGCGCCATGCGCGCGTTCGACGTCCTCGACCGCCTCGGTGAGATCCGCACGCCGACCCTGTTGGTGCACGGCTACCACGACATCCAGCTGCCGGTCACCCAGATGCTGCGGATGGCGAAGGCCTGCCCCGACGCCGTGGTGCGCATCATCGACGCGGGCCACGAACTCCCGGTGGAACGGCCGGCGGAACTCACCGCGGCGATCGACTCCTTCGTGACGGCGCCCGCAGCCGCCTGA
- a CDS encoding RNA polymerase sigma factor, with amino-acid sequence MDEALLRSLTPSVIGVLGRRGADFAAAEDAVQEALIEALRVWPADPPRDPKGWLVTAAWRKFLDATRADAARRRREDLLDEQPAAGPAPGTDDTLQLYFLCAHPSLTPASAVALTLRAVGGLTTRQIAQAYLVPEATMAQRISRAKRTVSEVRFDQPGDVATVLRVLYLVFNEGYSGDLDLAAEAIRLARQLAAVIDHPEVAGLLALMLLHHARRAARTAPDGSLVPLAEQDRGRWDTALIAEGVDILQAALARDRLGEFQAQAAIAALHADAPTAEETDWVQIVEWYDELTQLTDSPVVRLNRAVAVGEADGPRAGLAALAALDDSLPRYTAVAAYLHERDGDLRTAARLYSEAARKAPNLAEVAHLTRQAARLNARLREF; translated from the coding sequence ATGGATGAGGCCCTGCTGAGGAGCCTCACGCCGAGTGTGATCGGTGTCCTCGGCCGCCGCGGAGCGGACTTCGCGGCGGCCGAGGACGCCGTACAGGAAGCGCTGATCGAGGCGCTGCGGGTGTGGCCCGCCGATCCGCCGCGGGACCCGAAGGGCTGGCTGGTCACGGCGGCCTGGCGCAAGTTCCTCGACGCGACCCGTGCGGACGCCGCCCGGCGTCGGCGCGAGGACCTCCTCGACGAACAACCGGCGGCCGGGCCCGCCCCCGGGACCGACGACACGCTCCAGCTCTACTTCCTGTGCGCCCACCCGTCGCTGACCCCGGCCTCCGCGGTCGCGCTCACCCTGCGCGCCGTCGGCGGACTCACCACCCGGCAGATCGCCCAGGCCTACCTGGTGCCCGAGGCGACCATGGCGCAGCGCATCAGCCGGGCCAAGCGCACTGTCTCCGAGGTGCGGTTCGACCAGCCCGGCGATGTCGCCACCGTGCTGCGCGTCCTCTACCTGGTCTTCAACGAGGGCTACTCCGGCGACCTGGATCTCGCCGCGGAGGCCATCCGGCTCGCCCGGCAGCTCGCCGCCGTGATCGACCATCCCGAGGTGGCGGGGCTGCTCGCCCTGATGCTGCTCCACCACGCCCGTCGCGCCGCCCGCACCGCGCCCGACGGCAGCCTGGTGCCGCTCGCCGAGCAGGACCGCGGCCGATGGGACACCGCGCTGATCGCCGAGGGCGTCGACATCCTCCAGGCGGCGCTCGCCCGAGACCGGCTGGGCGAGTTCCAGGCCCAGGCCGCCATCGCCGCCCTGCACGCCGACGCCCCCACCGCCGAGGAGACCGACTGGGTGCAGATCGTCGAGTGGTACGACGAACTCACCCAGCTCACCGACAGCCCGGTCGTCCGCCTCAACCGCGCGGTCGCCGTGGGCGAGGCCGACGGCCCCCGCGCCGGGCTGGCCGCGCTCGCGGCCCTGGACGACTCCCTGCCCCGCTACACCGCGGTCGCCGCCTACCTCCACGAGCGCGACGGCGATCTGCGCACGGCGGCACGGCTGTACTCCGAGGCGGCCCGCAAGGCGCCCAACCTCGCCGAGGTCGCCCACCTGACCCGCCAGGCCGCCCGGCTCAACGCCCGCCTGCGAGAGTTCTGA
- a CDS encoding YciI family protein, producing the protein MAKYLLLKHYRGAPAAANDVPMDQWTPQEISAHMQYMRDFADRLEKTGEYVDGQALAPEGTWVRYDGEGRPPVTDGPFAETKDLIAGWMVIDVDTYERAVELAGELSAAPGAGGKPIHEWLELRPFLAANPTTDCHG; encoded by the coding sequence ATGGCGAAGTACCTGCTGCTCAAGCACTACCGCGGCGCCCCGGCGGCGGCGAACGACGTGCCCATGGACCAGTGGACGCCGCAGGAGATCTCGGCGCACATGCAGTACATGCGGGACTTCGCGGACCGGCTGGAGAAGACCGGCGAGTACGTCGACGGCCAGGCGCTCGCCCCCGAGGGGACCTGGGTCCGCTACGACGGCGAGGGGCGCCCGCCGGTCACCGACGGTCCGTTCGCCGAGACCAAAGACCTGATCGCCGGGTGGATGGTGATCGACGTCGACACCTACGAGCGCGCCGTGGAACTCGCCGGAGAACTGTCGGCCGCCCCCGGCGCCGGCGGCAAGCCGATCCACGAGTGGCTGGAGCTGCGCCCCTTCCTGGCCGCGAATCCCACCACGGACTGCCATGGATGA
- a CDS encoding ATP-binding protein has translation MIELPDLALGGLAVGTLSAFALGGGLLRSRRQRAVQRDEIAALRAHLDGVVQTFAAEIEHLAAKRVPAAARQLAHPHVAVPGPLQLRAAGSSLGVAMENVLSQLRVELTAQHLRVDAAAQAGMRGATREIQAALYRLQDALRGLQQSYDDPELAQTLFELDHENEQSLRRAQVAAVVCGAWVGLAREESHLVDAVTGGQARLAGYHRVRVNNHLTAGTALVSHAVEPVAIIVAELLDNALRHSAPDTEVVVNLEHVHHGVCVTVDDAGLGMTLDERERAQRLVAGSEPILLTDLGDPPRMGLAAIGQLTRQFDLTVDLSSPSPYGGVRAVLRVDSHLLTRIDPEDRPPAASAPRPTRRAEPEPTPAPTPAADTGHDYVAEPDDTPADTRHHGTQPAADPDGLPQRRRRSRAAAAADVPEPRTPARRPEESAAALGALQAATAAARSAAHEDTAATDHDTEHDDHEGGTA, from the coding sequence ATGATCGAACTACCGGACCTGGCCCTCGGTGGACTGGCCGTCGGCACGCTGTCCGCGTTCGCCCTCGGCGGCGGACTGCTCCGGTCGCGACGGCAACGGGCCGTGCAGCGGGACGAGATCGCCGCACTGCGGGCCCATCTCGACGGCGTGGTGCAGACGTTCGCGGCGGAGATCGAGCACCTCGCGGCGAAGCGTGTGCCGGCCGCCGCCCGTCAGCTCGCGCACCCGCATGTCGCGGTGCCGGGCCCCCTCCAGCTCCGGGCGGCCGGGTCCTCGCTCGGCGTGGCGATGGAGAACGTCCTGAGCCAGCTGCGGGTCGAACTGACCGCGCAGCACCTGCGCGTGGACGCCGCCGCACAGGCCGGGATGCGCGGCGCCACCCGGGAGATCCAGGCCGCGCTGTACCGCCTCCAGGACGCGCTGCGCGGCCTCCAACAGAGCTACGACGACCCCGAGTTGGCGCAGACGCTCTTCGAACTCGACCACGAGAACGAGCAGTCGCTGCGGCGCGCCCAGGTCGCCGCGGTGGTGTGCGGGGCCTGGGTGGGCCTGGCCCGCGAGGAGTCCCATCTGGTGGACGCGGTGACCGGTGGCCAGGCCCGGCTCGCGGGCTACCACCGGGTCCGGGTCAACAACCACCTCACGGCGGGCACCGCCCTGGTCTCGCACGCCGTCGAACCGGTCGCGATCATCGTCGCCGAGCTGCTGGACAACGCGCTGCGGCACTCCGCGCCGGACACGGAAGTCGTGGTCAACCTGGAACACGTCCACCACGGCGTGTGCGTCACTGTCGACGACGCGGGCCTCGGCATGACGCTGGACGAACGCGAGCGCGCCCAAAGGCTGGTGGCCGGTTCCGAGCCGATCCTCCTCACCGACCTCGGGGATCCGCCGCGGATGGGGCTCGCCGCGATCGGCCAGCTCACCCGGCAGTTCGACCTGACCGTGGACCTGTCCTCGCCCTCGCCGTACGGCGGAGTCCGGGCGGTGCTGCGGGTCGACAGCCATCTGCTCACCAGGATCGACCCCGAGGACCGGCCTCCGGCCGCCAGCGCCCCGCGCCCCACGCGCCGGGCGGAACCCGAGCCGACGCCCGCCCCCACCCCCGCGGCGGACACCGGCCACGACTATGTCGCCGAACCCGACGACACCCCGGCCGACACCAGGCACCACGGGACCCAGCCCGCCGCCGACCCCGACGGGCTGCCGCAGCGCCGGCGCCGCAGCAGAGCGGCCGCCGCAGCGGACGTACCCGAACCGCGCACGCCCGCCCGGCGGCCCGAGGAGTCCGCCGCCGCGCTCGGCGCGCTCCAGGCCGCCACCGCGGCGGCGCGCTCCGCGGCCCACGAGGACACCGCGGCCACCGACCACGACACCGAGCACGACGACCACGAGGGGGGAACGGCCTGA